TCATTGCTTTTGTGGTTCCAGGCGTTCCTGTATAAATGATATCGCCCGGCACAAGCGTGACAAACCGGCTGACATAATTCACGATCGTGTCGACCGGGAAGATGAGATCCGCCGTCCGCTGTGACTGCACCACTTCGCCGTTCAACCGGCTCTGCACCAGCAGATCGTTGTAGTTCAGACCTTGAACAATGCAGGGACCCAGACCGCCGAAGGTGTCGGAACCCTTCGCGCGGAACCACTGGAGATCATTTTTCTGCCAGTCGCGTTCGCTCACATCGTTGCCTGCGGTGATACCGAAGATGTGTCCGGCGGCGCCGGCAACCGGGATGTCTTTCCCTTTTTTCCCGATCACGACCACCAGCTCGGCCTCGTAGTGGACATTGTGCGCGCCTTCAGGAATAACGATGTTTTCTTCCGTTCCGATCAGACACGAGCTCGGTTTCCAGAAAATTCCCGGCTCTTTGGCGGGCTCCAGTCCGCGATCGGCGATGTGACTTTTATAGTTTCGGCCCACCGCCAGGATTTTCGAAGGTTCGCAGGGAGCAAGCAACTGCACCTCCGAGCTTTTAAATTCTTTGCCGCTCGGCCCGGCCCCGCTGAACAGGTCACCACGAAGTTCCCGGACGGTTGCATCTTCAAGGATTCCATATGAAGTCCTGCCTTCCGCCGCGAACCGAACGTATCGGGTGATCTTCATCAAATCTCCTCCAATTTGACATAATACCCGGTCATGCGATCCCTCCTTCTGATTGTTTTGGTCTTGCTCGTTTCATCGACCGCGTGCGCCGAGGATCTCGTGCTGGTCAACGGCGTCGTGATTGACGGCACAGGAAAGATGCGCGCCGCGGCGAACCTTCGCATCAAAGATGACAAGATCGCCGATATCGGGATTTTCAAGGCTGCGCTGAATGAAACGACGCTCGACGTCAAGGGTATGATCATCGCTCCGGGATTTGTCGATGTGCAGGGCCTCCAGCCGGCCTCTCCGCTGATCACCCAGGGCATCACCACGACCATTCTGGGTTCCGACGGCACGGGGCCATATTCCGTCGAAGATTTCATGCTTCCATTTGACGACAGGCCTCCAGTGGCCAACATCGCCATGTTGGTCGGTCATGCCACCGTTCGCCGCCAGATCATGGGCAGCGATTTCAAACGCAGT
The DNA window shown above is from Terriglobia bacterium and carries:
- a CDS encoding fumarylacetoacetate hydrolase family protein yields the protein MKITRYVRFAAEGRTSYGILEDATVRELRGDLFSGAGPSGKEFKSSEVQLLAPCEPSKILAVGRNYKSHIADRGLEPAKEPGIFWKPSSCLIGTEENIVIPEGAHNVHYEAELVVVIGKKGKDIPVAGAAGHIFGITAGNDVSERDWQKNDLQWFRAKGSDTFGGLGPCIVQGLNYNDLLVQSRLNGEVVQSQRTADLIFPVDTIVNYVSRFVTLVPGDIIYTGTPGTTKAMKPGDVIEIEVEGVGVLRNRIAGSTV